The Coffea arabica cultivar ET-39 chromosome 4e, Coffea Arabica ET-39 HiFi, whole genome shotgun sequence genome includes a window with the following:
- the LOC140004353 gene encoding F-box/FBD/LRR-repeat protein At1g13570-like yields the protein MLCGATAMGCSGQKAFLPLLVLAGTGAAAIGVAIMSSSGMLEKTIAFLKNHHQQEVLKVAYGDAQEDRISQLSDDLLSEILSRLDLIEAIRTRILARRWNNICQVRSRLLLDCRKICGESQRIHTGSRRHKYRFLKAVDQTFQLYSGQKIVHIHLICCLGNEVAPSYDRWMQTIATLGVQSLLLKFCTPICHDENGPYSSVDLYPLPLQLLFEATSLKILNLLNCVLQPSFKGKFNSLQYLNMISVPLDNGELPHILASCVNLRQLSLCNCKLPPKLRISGQCLQLQRLHVELCIGVKEIDIHAVNLSFFYLYSDKMVELSLHYVPKLKDLLVSGNGIGVVPYLFGQVVKDCPALELFMLQTKANELGHMPATIYMFRNLRMLYLLMIFEFEADLQSVATILDACPLLEKLYLLARWPGFSEHLGGAWPARHYGHLKELEYKGFHGTGCEIEFVVYLLQSAPALDRVFIGSAYSTYSAEYKWTRYIDYVMDDAERQLIYKQLVEHALSSKVQVIFRN from the exons ATGTTATGTGGAG CAACTGCAATGGGGTGCTCTGGACAGAAAGCTTTTCTACCTTTACTGGTGCTGGCAGGGACCGGAGCAGCTGCTATTGGAGTGGCAATTATGTCTTCTTCGGGCATGTTGGAGAAAACAATAGCTTTCTTAAAAAACCATCATCAGCAAGAAGTTCTCAAG GTTGCTTATGGTGATGCACAAGAGGATAGAATCAGTCAACTGTCAGATGATCTTCTTTCTGAGATCCTTTCACGGCTGGACTTGATAGAAGCCATTAGGACTAGGATTTTAGCAAGAAGGTGGAACAATATTTGCCAAGTAAGGTCCAGGCTACTCCTTGATTGCCGCAAGATTTGTGGAGAGAGTCAGCGTATTCATACTGGCAGCCGTCGCCACAAGTATAGGTTCTTGAAAGCAGTAGATCAAACTTTTCAGCTTTATTCTGGTCAAAAGATAGTTCATATTCATTTGATATGTTGTTTGGGAAACGAAGTTGCCCCTAGCTATGATAGATGGATGCAAACTATAGCCACTTTAGGCGTACAATCACTCCTCCTCAAGTTTTGTACTCCTATTTGTCATGATGAAAATGGTCCCTATAGCTCTGTGGACCTTTATCCTTTGCCTCTTCAGCTGCTGTTTGAAGCAACTTCATTGAAAATATTGAATTTATTAAACTGTGTCCTTCAACCAAGTTTCAAAGGCAAATTTAATTCCCTCCAGTATCTAAATATGATAAGTGTTCCTTTAGACAATGGAGAATTGCCTCACATTCTGGCTTCCTGTGTGAACCTTCGGCAGTTGTCATTGTGCAATTGTAAACTTCCTCCAAAGTTACGCATCTCTGGTCAGTGTCTTCAATTGCAGAGACTGCATGTTGAATTGTGCATTGGGGTGAAAGAGATAGATATCCATGCTGTCAACCTGTCTTTCTTTTACCTATATAGTGATAAAATGGTGGAATTGTCGCTTCATTATGTTCCCAAACTGAAAGACTTGTTAGTCAGTGGTAATGGCATTGGCGTTGTGCCTTATTTGTTTGGTCAAGTTGTAAAGGACTGTCCAGCGTTAGAACTTTTTATGCTCCAGACTAAAGCTAATGAG CTAGGACACATGCCTGCCACGATATATATGTTCAGAAACCTGAGGATGTTATATTTGTTGATGATATTTGAGTTTGAAGCGGATCTACAAAGTGTTGCCACTATTCTGGACGCATGCCCACTTCTAGAGAAACTGTATCTCCTG GCTAGATGGCCTGGTTTTAGTGAACATTTAGGAGGGGCATGGCCGGCAAGGCATTATGGTCACTTGAAAGAACTGGAATACAAAGGGTTTCATGGAACCGGTTGTGAGATTGAATTTGTTGTTTATTTGCTACAAAGTGCTCCGGCTTTGGATCGAGTGTTTATTGGCTCGGCGTACAGTACTTATTCTGCAGAATACAAATGGACACGGTACATAGATTATGTGATGGATGATGCGGAGCGCCAGCTGATCTATAAACAACTAGTGGAGCATGCCCTTTCTAGCAAAGTGCAGGTGATTTTTCGCAACTAG
- the LOC113741408 gene encoding uncharacterized protein codes for MAEYEPAFIDDVSVPVPHEPAIIDDVSVPVPLELEGVVDDAEAGETRMNSSGHGRTKGSGQASKKENENGQAILPWVIFGAMALGVAAAATICGAVIFTKKSGETLESADKLFKSLTALAKKWAAAPPADVHIDKVFDKVFVNVDYTWYKRG; via the exons ATGGCAGAG TATGAACCGGCGTTCATAGATGATGTGTCTGTGCCTGTACCACATGAACCAGCGATCATAGATGATGTGTCTGTGCCTGTGCCTTTGGAACTTGAAGGTGTTGTCGATGATGCGGAAGCAGGTGAGACCAGAATGAACAGTTCAGGCCATGGTAGAACAAAGGGTTCGGGCCAAGCATCcaagaaggaaaatgaaaacGGCCAAGCCATCTTACCCTGGGTCATATTTGGGGCAATGGCACTTGGCGTGGCTGCTGCAGCTACCATCTGTGGTGCTGTAATTTTCACTAAAAAGAGTGGTGAGACTCTTGAAAGTGCTGATAAGCTCTTCAAGAGTCTCACTGCCTTGGCTAAAAAGTGGGCAGCGGCACCTCCTGCTGATGTCCACATTGACAAAGTATTTGACAAAGTATTTGTCAATGTGGACTACACGTGGTATAAGCGGGGCTAA